In the Chromobacterium sp. ATCC 53434 genome, TACATCACCAGCACGTTCTCGCACAGGCCGGCCACCACGCCCAGATCGTGGGTGATCATGATGATGGCGGTGCCGAAATCGCGCTGCAGGTCCTTCAGCAAGGTCAGGATCTGCGCCTGCACCGTCACGTCCAGCGCGGTGGTCGGCTCGTCGGCGATCAGCAGCTCCGGCTCGCACAGCAGCGCCATCGCGATCATCACCCGCTGGCGCATGCCGCCGGAAAACTCGTGCGGATACATATTGACCCGGCGCGCCGCCTCGGGAATGCGCACCGCGTCCAACAGCTCGATCGCGCGCTTCTTCGCCTCGCGGCGGCTGATGCCCTTGTGCAGCTCCAGCACCTCGCTCATCTGCCGCTCCACCGTCAGATACGGGTTCAGCGAGGTCATCGGGTCCTGGAAGATCATCGACACGCGGTCGCCGCGGATGCGGTTCAGCTCGCGCGTCGGCAGCGTCAGCAGGTCCTTGCCGTGGAACAGCGCCTGGCCGCTGGTCTTGCCGTTGCGGGCCAACAGGCCCATCAGCGCCAGCATGGTCTGGCTCTTGCCGGAGCCGGACTCGCCGACGATGCCCAGGGTCTGGCCCTTGTTCAGCTCGAAGCTCACGCCGTTGACGGCGTTGACGACGCCGTCGTTGGTCTGGAACTGAACCCCGAGGTTGTTGACTTTCAAAATGCTCATGGCTTGCCTCATCTATCCTGCGGGGGTCAGCGGTCTTTCGGGTCCAGCGCGTCGCGCAGGCCGTCGCCGATGTAGTTGGCGCAGTAAAGCGTCAGCGACAGCAGGCCGGCCGGGAACAGCAGGATCCACGGCGTGGTCTCCATCACGCCGGCGCCATCCTGGATCAACACGCCCCAGCTGGTCATCGGCTCCTGCACCCCAAGGCCGAGGAAGGACAGCACCGACTCGGTCAGGATCACGCCCGGCACCGTCACCGTGGTGTAGATCACCACGATGCCCAACAGATTGGGCACGATGTGGCGGAAGATGATGGTGGGGGTCGACACGCCGATCGCGTGCGCGGCCTCGACATACTCCTTGGACTTGATCGACAGCGTCTGGCCGCGCACCACGCGCGCCATGTCCATCCACGAGAACACGGTGATGGTCAGCACCACCAGGTAGAACTCGCGGCCCAGCAGCGTCACCATCAGGATGGCGATCAGCAGATAGGGCACCGCGTACATCATGTCGACGATGCGCATCATCAGCGCGTCGACCTTGCCGCCGAGGAAGCCGGCGGTCGCGCCCCAGACGACGCCCAGCATCACCGAGGCCACGGTGGCCAGCGCGCCGACCATCAGCGAGATGCGGCCGCCGGTCAGGCAGCGCAC is a window encoding:
- a CDS encoding oligopeptide/dipeptide ABC transporter ATP-binding protein — translated: MSILKVNNLGVQFQTNDGVVNAVNGVSFELNKGQTLGIVGESGSGKSQTMLALMGLLARNGKTSGQALFHGKDLLTLPTRELNRIRGDRVSMIFQDPMTSLNPYLTVERQMSEVLELHKGISRREAKKRAIELLDAVRIPEAARRVNMYPHEFSGGMRQRVMIAMALLCEPELLIADEPTTALDVTVQAQILTLLKDLQRDFGTAIIMITHDLGVVAGLCENVLVMYGGRAMEYGRADDIFYHPSHPYTIGLLGALPRLDHDGSELISIPGNPPNMANMPKGCPFSERCAHANARCVGELPPLAASPLNPQLLRACHKPAEELVQAAEEVTHV
- a CDS encoding ABC transporter permease subunit, producing MMKSKQAAAVVAIENGLAEAAVEGRSPWRDARIRFFRNKAAVVSLVVLVLITLSCIVGPMVLPYSYEDTDWNAMSQAPSWAGMHWFGTDALGRDLLVRCLTGGRISLMVGALATVASVMLGVVWGATAGFLGGKVDALMMRIVDMMYAVPYLLIAILMVTLLGREFYLVVLTITVFSWMDMARVVRGQTLSIKSKEYVEAAHAIGVSTPTIIFRHIVPNLLGIVVIYTTVTVPGVILTESVLSFLGLGVQEPMTSWGVLIQDGAGVMETTPWILLFPAGLLSLTLYCANYIGDGLRDALDPKDR